The Nitrosomonas communis genome has a segment encoding these proteins:
- the gltX gene encoding glutamate--tRNA ligase: MVRTRFAPSPTGYLHIGGARTALFSWAFARKHGGKFILRIEDTDLERSTQLSVQAILDGMAWLGLDYDEGPFYQMQRLARYHEVAEQLLQNNLAYRCYASKEELDLLREQQRAAGLKPRYDGRWRDAKQPPPAEVKPVIRFKNPTEGHVVFDDLVKGKIVVANSELDDLVLLRSDGIPTYNFGVIVDDLDMNISHVIRGDDHVNNTPRQINILKALDAPIPQYAHVPMILGADGERLSKRHGAVSVMHYHEEGYLPEAMINYLARLGWSHGDEEIFSTDQLIEWFDLATISRSPAKFNPEKLMWLNQHYLKNKEEVHIAELMTPFLEQDGCHIPNQQYLLKVINLLKERVNTISELADAAVYFFRPLEPSYDLKAQYFNPEAKSILLYLIDKFNSLDWNRQAIQDEIKKAAATFNVKLPKVAMPLRIVITGEAQTPSIDAILELLGRTETLKRINQQISYFPD; encoded by the coding sequence ATGGTACGTACACGATTTGCACCTAGCCCTACAGGCTATCTTCATATTGGAGGGGCCAGGACAGCCCTTTTTTCCTGGGCATTTGCCCGTAAACATGGCGGTAAATTTATTTTAAGAATTGAAGATACCGATCTTGAACGCTCAACTCAACTATCAGTGCAAGCCATCCTTGATGGGATGGCATGGTTAGGTCTTGATTATGATGAAGGCCCCTTTTATCAAATGCAGAGATTGGCGCGTTATCATGAAGTGGCTGAACAATTGCTGCAAAACAATCTTGCTTATCGCTGCTACGCCAGCAAAGAGGAGCTGGATTTGTTGCGAGAACAACAACGTGCTGCAGGGTTAAAACCAAGATACGATGGACGTTGGCGGGATGCAAAACAGCCCCCCCCAGCCGAAGTCAAGCCAGTTATCCGCTTTAAGAATCCCACAGAGGGACATGTTGTCTTTGATGATCTGGTCAAGGGTAAAATTGTGGTAGCGAACAGCGAGCTTGATGATCTGGTTCTGCTGAGAAGTGATGGCATCCCGACTTATAATTTTGGTGTGATAGTGGATGATCTGGATATGAACATCAGTCATGTCATTCGTGGTGATGATCATGTCAACAATACACCACGGCAAATTAATATCCTTAAAGCACTGGACGCTCCTATACCTCAGTATGCGCATGTACCCATGATATTAGGAGCAGATGGTGAAAGATTATCTAAACGGCATGGGGCCGTTTCAGTGATGCATTATCATGAAGAAGGCTATTTACCTGAGGCTATGATAAATTATCTTGCACGACTTGGATGGTCTCATGGTGATGAAGAAATATTCAGTACTGATCAGTTGATTGAGTGGTTTGATTTAGCCACAATAAGTCGTTCTCCAGCAAAGTTTAACCCGGAAAAGCTGATGTGGCTGAATCAGCACTATCTTAAAAACAAAGAAGAGGTGCATATAGCCGAATTGATGACGCCGTTTCTTGAGCAAGACGGCTGTCATATCCCAAATCAGCAATATTTATTAAAAGTAATTAATCTGCTGAAAGAAAGAGTCAATACGATTAGCGAACTTGCCGATGCGGCTGTCTATTTTTTTCGCCCACTAGAGCCCTCTTATGACCTCAAAGCGCAGTATTTCAATCCGGAGGCAAAATCCATCCTGCTTTATTTAATCGATAAATTTAACTCGCTTGATTGGAACCGTCAGGCTATCCAGGATGAAATTAAGAAAGCAGCGGCAACATTTAATGTCAAATTACCAAAGGTAGCGATGCCTTTGCGTATAGTGATCACAGGCGAGGCACAAACGCCTTCAATAGATGCCATATTGGAGTTACTCGGCAGAACAGAAACCCTTAAGCGAATAAATCAACAAATATCTTACTTTCCAGATTGA
- a CDS encoding penicillin-binding protein 1A, producing MLFRWLAYLFLAVLGASMIGVLLIVFAALVVIPTLPSLEVLMDYRPKIPLRIYSAEGLLIGEFGEERRNFVKINETPTYLKQAIVAAEDDRFYQHGGVDYIGILRAAYSNFSGGGALQGGSTITMQVARNFFLTKEKTLTRKFSEALLAFKIEHSLSKDKILELYINQIYLGQRSYGFSAAAQTYFGKSLDEINLAEAAMLAGLPKAPSRFNPVVNPERAKIRQRYVLKRMHELDYISDEQLAKSEKQPLPIHRQVRNSAMPAEYVVEMARQAVYQRFGEEAYTRGIKVYTTVRKSDQEAANQALRKGALEYDSRHGYRGPEGFIDLPRNDANLKKNLEEALQPFHDSYDMFIAVVLTTSLNSVKAYHKGGEVIQISGDGLKFAKRFLTDDPKIGNQRIRPGALIRIQKNEKNVWQIVQLPEIEAALVAIDPIDGMIRALAGGFDFNLNQFNHVTQAWRQPGSSFKPFIYSASLEKGFTPATIINDAPLFFDAAQTGSKSWEPKNFDGKFSGPIRMRVALTHSKNLASVRILQSIGLRYAQDYITRFGFDSDRHPPFLPMALGAGSVTPLQMAVGYATFANGGFRIHPYFIERIEDDEGRILEHAQPVIAGMNAKQVIDPRNAFLMTSMMQDVIQRGTATMAKRLGRKDIAGKTGTTSNFIDTWFCGFQKNLVTVSWAGFDEPKTLGKNETGGRVALPIWINYMEKALKNIPVATYTPPQGIMVARINPETGLRDERGAMSEYFFNEQLPPQAELPTEDFDSIEALWNQLY from the coding sequence ATGTTATTTCGTTGGCTGGCCTATCTCTTTCTAGCAGTGCTGGGAGCAAGCATGATTGGTGTTTTACTAATCGTTTTTGCAGCACTCGTTGTTATCCCGACATTACCTTCGCTCGAAGTTTTGATGGATTATCGGCCTAAGATACCGTTACGGATCTATAGCGCGGAAGGGTTACTCATCGGTGAATTTGGAGAAGAGCGTAGAAATTTTGTAAAAATTAACGAAACGCCCACCTATCTTAAACAAGCCATCGTGGCCGCTGAGGATGACCGTTTCTATCAGCACGGCGGGGTGGATTATATTGGTATTCTGCGAGCTGCTTATTCCAATTTCAGTGGAGGAGGCGCGCTTCAAGGTGGCAGTACGATTACGATGCAGGTTGCACGTAATTTTTTTCTGACTAAAGAAAAAACTTTGACGAGAAAATTCAGCGAAGCCTTACTGGCATTTAAAATTGAGCACAGTCTAAGTAAAGATAAAATTCTAGAACTCTATATTAATCAGATATATCTGGGTCAAAGAAGCTATGGGTTCTCAGCCGCAGCTCAAACTTATTTTGGAAAATCGCTCGATGAAATTAATTTAGCGGAAGCAGCCATGCTGGCAGGATTACCCAAGGCCCCCTCAAGATTTAACCCAGTCGTTAATCCAGAGCGCGCAAAGATACGCCAGCGTTATGTGTTGAAGCGGATGCACGAGCTTGACTATATTTCCGACGAACAATTAGCCAAGTCAGAAAAGCAACCGTTACCCATACACCGCCAAGTACGGAATTCTGCCATGCCCGCTGAGTACGTGGTTGAAATGGCCAGACAAGCGGTATATCAACGCTTTGGTGAAGAAGCCTATACACGTGGCATTAAAGTCTATACCACTGTAAGAAAATCAGATCAAGAGGCCGCGAATCAGGCACTGCGTAAAGGCGCATTAGAATATGATAGCCGTCATGGTTATCGAGGCCCAGAAGGTTTCATTGATTTACCCAGAAATGATGCCAACCTGAAAAAAAATCTGGAAGAAGCGCTGCAACCATTTCATGATAGCTACGATATGTTCATTGCTGTAGTGCTAACCACCAGCTTAAATTCTGTTAAAGCTTATCATAAGGGTGGAGAAGTGATACAGATTAGCGGAGATGGACTCAAGTTTGCCAAAAGATTTCTTACCGATGACCCTAAGATTGGTAATCAGCGAATTCGTCCAGGAGCATTAATTCGGATACAAAAGAATGAGAAAAATGTCTGGCAAATTGTCCAACTTCCCGAAATTGAAGCCGCACTCGTTGCCATTGATCCGATTGATGGGATGATTCGTGCTCTGGCCGGAGGATTTGATTTCAATCTCAATCAGTTTAATCATGTCACCCAAGCATGGAGACAACCAGGCTCCAGCTTCAAACCATTCATTTACTCCGCTTCACTGGAAAAAGGATTTACACCCGCAACGATTATCAATGATGCGCCTTTATTTTTCGATGCGGCGCAAACGGGTAGCAAGTCTTGGGAACCTAAAAATTTTGATGGCAAGTTCAGCGGTCCAATACGCATGCGTGTTGCACTGACTCATTCAAAAAACCTGGCATCCGTTCGAATTCTTCAATCCATTGGACTGCGCTACGCCCAAGATTATATTACTCGCTTTGGTTTTGATAGTGATCGTCACCCTCCTTTTTTACCCATGGCGCTGGGAGCAGGCTCTGTGACACCCTTGCAAATGGCCGTTGGGTATGCCACTTTTGCTAACGGCGGTTTTCGCATTCATCCTTACTTCATCGAAAGAATAGAAGATGATGAGGGTAGAATTCTTGAACATGCTCAACCTGTTATTGCCGGGATGAATGCCAAGCAGGTGATTGATCCACGGAATGCCTTTCTGATGACCAGTATGATGCAAGATGTGATTCAACGAGGAACAGCCACCATGGCAAAAAGACTCGGTCGCAAGGATATCGCAGGAAAAACAGGCACAACCAGTAATTTTATTGATACCTGGTTTTGTGGTTTTCAGAAGAATTTGGTCACGGTAAGCTGGGCAGGTTTTGATGAACCTAAAACATTGGGTAAGAATGAAACTGGAGGACGTGTCGCTTTACCCATCTGGATAAACTATATGGAAAAGGCGTTAAAAAATATCCCTGTTGCGACTTATACTCCTCCCCAAGGCATCATGGTAGCCAGAATTAATCCGGAAACCGGTTTGAGAGATGAGAGAGGAGCGATGAGTGAATATTTTTTCAACGAACAGCTCCCCCCTCAGGCCGAGTTACCTACTGAGGATTTTGACTCGATAGAAGCGCTGTGGAATCAGTTATACTGA
- a CDS encoding type III pantothenate kinase, which translates to MPYLLAIDSGNTAIKWGLHNGNDWHERGSVTQNQRVLLSQIWRDVPEPSAIIVSNVAGPSAESALLNLFAIWKAIPHWISAAADQCGVKNRYSNPAQLGSDRWAALIAAWRMKQQGCLVVNVGTAMTVDTLSDRGEFLGGIILPGFELMKQVLAHHTALLTLKEGRFQDFPVNTADAIHSGIVHALTGTLDHMYTLLSTYLDRDTIHCIISGGGAALLLPYIKIPTMSADNLVLEGLKIIAQEKPEIAW; encoded by the coding sequence ATGCCTTATCTTCTAGCTATCGATTCGGGTAATACTGCTATCAAGTGGGGGTTACACAATGGTAATGACTGGCATGAGCGCGGAAGCGTTACTCAGAATCAACGTGTATTGCTGAGCCAAATTTGGCGAGATGTGCCGGAGCCATCCGCTATTATTGTTTCCAATGTGGCAGGGCCTTCAGCTGAATCGGCACTGTTAAATTTGTTTGCTATTTGGAAAGCCATCCCGCATTGGATCTCAGCGGCTGCTGATCAATGTGGTGTTAAGAATCGCTACTCAAATCCAGCGCAATTGGGTAGCGACCGCTGGGCAGCTTTGATCGCTGCATGGAGAATGAAACAACAGGGCTGTCTGGTGGTCAATGTAGGGACTGCTATGACAGTCGATACCCTCTCTGATAGAGGAGAGTTTTTGGGTGGAATTATTTTGCCTGGCTTTGAATTAATGAAACAGGTATTAGCACACCACACGGCATTGTTAACTTTAAAAGAAGGTCGCTTTCAAGATTTTCCGGTTAACACGGCAGATGCTATTCACAGCGGAATAGTTCATGCATTGACAGGTACGCTTGACCATATGTATACATTGCTTTCCACTTATCTGGATCGCGATACTATCCACTGTATTATTAGCGGTGGAGGCGCTGCTTTATTGTTACCTTATATTAAAATTCCTACCATGAGTGCGGATAATTTGGTGCTGGAAGGATTAAAGATAATTGCCCAAGAAAAACCTGAAATAGCTTGGTAG
- a CDS encoding biotin--[acetyl-CoA-carboxylase] ligase produces MLANFYIDLNVKSLTFAILRRLSDGEFHSGTELSQILGMSRSSISNALHDLDRLGLVIHKIQGRGYRWLNPVQWLNTAMIQTHLAGESDRFHIQVIDITESTNTLLLHEITRNHIMHDGKIHVIAAELQTQGRGRRGRQWYTGLGDSLTFSLSWQFQRGVNFLSGLSLAIGVAIVRALMVVGIKGVTLKWPNDLLFEFIKLGGVLIELQGDMLGPATAVIGIGINLRLPDHIKNKIDQETTDLYSIVQEVPDRNKLLAVLLGELVATLNIFDQKGFSLFKDEWIRYHAFENKLIELHLPNGSIQLGIARGVAPDGSLLVNTLMGEQSFHGGEISLRKLD; encoded by the coding sequence ATGCTCGCAAATTTTTACATCGATCTCAATGTGAAATCACTTACATTTGCTATTTTAAGACGATTAAGTGATGGCGAGTTTCATTCAGGAACAGAGCTTTCTCAAATTCTGGGGATGTCACGCTCCAGCATCTCAAATGCTTTGCATGATCTTGATCGATTAGGGCTGGTTATTCACAAAATTCAAGGCCGTGGTTATCGCTGGCTTAATCCCGTGCAATGGCTGAACACAGCCATGATTCAGACGCATCTTGCGGGGGAGTCAGATCGCTTTCATATTCAGGTCATCGACATTACAGAATCTACTAACACTTTATTGCTGCATGAGATCACAAGAAACCATATCATGCATGATGGAAAAATTCATGTCATTGCTGCTGAGTTACAAACTCAGGGACGGGGACGCCGAGGACGGCAATGGTATACAGGCTTAGGAGACAGTCTGACTTTTTCGTTATCGTGGCAGTTCCAGCGAGGGGTCAATTTTCTCTCTGGCTTAAGTTTAGCCATAGGTGTAGCAATTGTTCGAGCATTAATGGTAGTCGGGATCAAGGGTGTGACGCTAAAATGGCCTAACGATCTGCTGTTTGAGTTTATCAAGCTTGGAGGTGTGTTAATTGAGTTGCAGGGTGACATGCTTGGACCGGCTACGGCAGTTATTGGTATCGGAATCAATCTAAGATTGCCTGATCATATTAAAAATAAGATAGACCAAGAGACGACTGATCTCTATTCTATTGTTCAGGAAGTTCCTGATCGCAATAAATTGTTGGCTGTTTTATTGGGAGAATTGGTGGCGACATTAAATATATTTGATCAGAAGGGCTTCTCGCTATTTAAGGATGAATGGATACGTTATCATGCCTTTGAGAATAAACTGATTGAGTTGCATCTACCAAATGGCTCTATACAGTTAGGTATTGCCCGTGGTGTTGCGCCTGATGGATCATTACTGGTAAATACTTTAATGGGCGAGCAAAGCTTCCATGGTGGCGAGATCAGTCTGCGTAAATTAGACTGA
- the yihA gene encoding ribosome biogenesis GTP-binding protein YihA/YsxC, with translation MSLFQNIHFYTTVNRLVDLPRASGLEVAFAGRSNAGKSSAINTLAKRGRLAYVSKTPGRTQHINFFQLGDSHFLVDLPGYGYAKVPLAIRQHWEHLLSTYLQTRDVLYGMVLIMDIRHPLTKLDLQMLEWFSLTKKPVHILLTKADKLSRNQAACVLKNVRHFLTERYPHCTVQLFSSMMGYGIEEATAILTDWFGPAGAKIDQHHIELEAKKTPVKGEKPGGIALYQRPRLREGRRETS, from the coding sequence ATGTCATTATTTCAAAATATCCATTTTTATACTACCGTCAATCGTTTGGTAGATTTACCTCGAGCATCTGGTCTGGAGGTTGCTTTTGCTGGACGTTCAAATGCGGGTAAATCCAGTGCCATTAATACGCTTGCCAAACGTGGTCGTCTTGCTTATGTCAGTAAAACACCCGGCCGAACCCAGCATATCAACTTTTTTCAACTTGGGGATAGTCACTTTCTGGTTGATCTTCCTGGCTATGGTTATGCCAAAGTGCCTTTAGCCATCCGTCAGCATTGGGAGCATCTCCTCAGCACTTATCTGCAGACTCGTGATGTGCTATACGGCATGGTGCTCATTATGGATATTCGTCACCCTTTAACCAAGCTTGATCTCCAGATGCTGGAGTGGTTTTCGCTCACAAAAAAACCAGTGCATATTCTATTAACCAAAGCAGATAAATTGAGTCGCAATCAAGCGGCTTGCGTGCTGAAAAATGTAAGACATTTTTTAACTGAACGATATCCACACTGTACAGTGCAGCTTTTTTCCAGCATGATGGGGTATGGTATTGAAGAGGCCACCGCAATTTTAACGGATTGGTTTGGGCCAGCCGGAGCAAAGATTGATCAGCATCATATTGAATTAGAGGCAAAAAAAACCCCGGTTAAAGGGGAAAAACCGGGGGGAATCGCCTTATATCAAAGGCCCCGCCTCAGGGAGGGAAGGCGAGAGACGAGTTAA
- the hemB gene encoding porphobilinogen synthase, which translates to MSFISQFPQKRMRRLRRDDFSRSLVRENHLRTDDLIYPVFVLDGKQRKEQVVSMPGVERLSLDLLMLQAEKCLQLGIPAIAIFPVIDSSLKNLTADEALNPEGLVPQIVTQLKKNFPELGIITDIALDPYTSHGQDGLIDANGYVMNDETVLVLAQQALVHAQAGADVVAPSDMMDGRIAAIRAALDSNKFIHARILAYSAKYASSFYGPFRDAVGSSANLRSGNKYTYQMDPANSDEALWEVGLDLQEGADMVMVKPGLPYLDIVRRVKDKFGVPTLVYQVSGEYAMLKAAAMNGWLDEEACVMESLLSCKRAGADAILTYFALDAATWLRKNL; encoded by the coding sequence ATGTCATTTATTAGTCAATTCCCACAAAAGAGAATGCGGCGCTTACGTCGTGACGATTTCTCCCGCAGCTTGGTACGAGAAAATCATTTGCGAACAGATGATTTAATTTATCCTGTTTTTGTACTAGACGGAAAGCAACGAAAAGAACAAGTGGTTTCTATGCCGGGTGTTGAGCGATTAAGTCTGGATTTACTCATGCTTCAGGCTGAGAAGTGCTTACAACTTGGAATCCCCGCTATCGCTATTTTCCCGGTGATTGACTCTTCCCTCAAGAATTTGACTGCAGACGAAGCACTTAATCCAGAGGGGCTGGTGCCACAAATTGTCACTCAGTTAAAGAAGAATTTTCCAGAGCTAGGGATTATTACTGATATAGCGCTTGATCCATATACCAGTCATGGTCAAGATGGTTTGATTGATGCGAATGGTTATGTGATGAATGATGAAACCGTTTTGGTTCTGGCGCAGCAGGCGCTTGTCCATGCCCAGGCAGGAGCGGATGTGGTTGCCCCTTCGGATATGATGGACGGGAGGATTGCCGCTATCCGTGCAGCATTGGATAGCAATAAATTTATTCATGCACGCATTCTTGCTTATTCGGCAAAATATGCTTCCAGTTTTTATGGTCCATTCCGAGATGCAGTAGGTTCTTCCGCCAATCTGCGGTCGGGTAACAAATATACTTATCAAATGGATCCGGCCAACTCGGACGAGGCATTATGGGAAGTTGGGCTGGATTTACAGGAAGGCGCTGATATGGTCATGGTAAAACCAGGCTTGCCTTATCTTGATATCGTGCGCAGAGTAAAGGATAAATTTGGCGTCCCTACACTGGTTTACCAAGTCAGTGGCGAGTATGCTATGCTCAAGGCAGCCGCAATGAATGGCTGGTTAGACGAAGAAGCCTGTGTCATGGAGTCCTTGTTGTCATGCAAACGCGCAGGTGCAGATGCTATCTTGACCTATTTTGCTTTGGATGCGGCTACTTGGCTCAGAAAAAATCTATAA
- the metK gene encoding methionine adenosyltransferase — MSEYLFTSESVSEGHPDKVADQISDAVLDAILSHDTNARVACETMCSTGLIVLSGEITTHASVDYNVIARETVKKIGYTSSEIGFDWNTCAVLTAFNRQSPDIAQGVNRSKEEEMDQGAGDQGLMFGFACAETPQLMPMPIYYAHRLMERQSQLRKTGRLPWLRPDAKSQVSVKYIGGKPQRIDTVVISTQHDPDISYAALSEAVIEEIIKPVLPKEMLNGNTRYLINPTGRFVVGGPMGDCGLTGRKIIVDTYGGAAHHGGGAFSGKDPSKVDRSAAYAVRHVAKNIVAAGLASKCEVQVAYAIGVARPVSLMVETFGTGKISDEKLAKLIEQHFDLRPRAIIHQLNLLRPIYTKTAAYGHFGRDDPDFTWEATDMAAQLRADAGI; from the coding sequence ATGAGTGAATATCTTTTTACTTCTGAATCTGTTTCTGAAGGACACCCTGACAAGGTTGCAGACCAAATATCAGATGCAGTTTTAGATGCTATATTAAGTCATGATACAAACGCACGCGTCGCCTGTGAAACAATGTGTAGCACAGGTCTAATTGTTCTATCAGGTGAAATTACAACACATGCGTCAGTCGATTACAATGTAATTGCGCGTGAAACCGTTAAAAAAATAGGTTATACCAGCTCTGAGATTGGTTTTGATTGGAATACCTGTGCTGTATTAACCGCATTTAATAGACAATCACCTGACATTGCACAAGGCGTTAACCGTAGTAAAGAAGAAGAAATGGATCAGGGTGCAGGTGATCAGGGATTAATGTTTGGTTTCGCATGTGCGGAAACCCCACAATTAATGCCGATGCCCATTTATTATGCTCATCGTTTGATGGAACGACAATCACAATTAAGAAAAACCGGGCGTTTACCCTGGTTGCGGCCTGATGCCAAATCTCAAGTATCGGTCAAATATATCGGCGGTAAGCCGCAGCGGATAGATACAGTTGTCATCTCCACTCAACATGATCCAGATATTTCTTATGCTGCCCTGAGTGAGGCAGTTATCGAAGAAATCATTAAGCCAGTACTTCCCAAAGAAATGTTGAATGGAAATACTCGGTATCTGATTAATCCGACAGGACGTTTTGTGGTCGGTGGACCGATGGGTGATTGTGGTTTAACAGGCCGCAAGATCATTGTCGATACCTATGGTGGTGCTGCGCATCATGGTGGCGGTGCTTTCTCGGGTAAAGATCCCTCTAAGGTAGACCGTTCCGCTGCTTATGCTGTACGTCATGTTGCAAAAAATATCGTGGCAGCTGGACTTGCCTCTAAATGTGAAGTCCAGGTCGCGTATGCTATTGGTGTTGCTCGACCGGTCTCTCTGATGGTTGAAACTTTTGGTACCGGGAAAATTTCAGATGAAAAGCTTGCCAAGCTAATAGAACAACATTTTGATTTGCGTCCAAGAGCCATTATCCATCAACTTAATCTGTTACGACCGATTTATACGAAAACTGCTGCCTATGGTCATTTTGGACGGGATGATCCGGATTTTACCTGGGAAGCAACGGATATGGCTGCCCAGCTTCGTGCTGATGCTGGCATTTAA
- a CDS encoding pilus assembly protein PilM yields MLNKSFDINLNFFSTRSSRLLGVDISASSVKMIELSMTNKAENTLCLERYVIEPMPKEAILDGNINDLKEVGDSLHRAWKRMETRVKNIALALPAAAVITKKIIMSVGQREDDLVFQVETEANQYIPFTLDEVNLDFQVIRAIPENPNEVEVLIAAARKEKVEDRVAAALTAGLKAVVIDVEHFAAQTSFELIERQLPGGGKDQVIALVDIGASTTRLNVLCNGEFVYTRNQPFGGAQLTQEIQNQFNLTYEEAEAAKRNGSLPNSYQTNVLQPFCETLAQEVKRALQFFFTSTQYTRIDYIFLCGGCATVPGLGEMMTECTQVMTQIANPFVNMELSNRIPLKQLKVDAPLLMTACGLAMRGFDPS; encoded by the coding sequence ATGTTGAATAAAAGCTTTGATATCAATCTCAATTTCTTTTCTACCAGATCGTCACGACTCTTAGGGGTCGATATCAGTGCTTCGTCGGTGAAAATGATCGAGCTTTCCATGACTAACAAAGCTGAGAACACATTATGCCTTGAGCGATATGTCATTGAACCAATGCCGAAAGAAGCTATTCTTGATGGAAATATCAATGATCTCAAGGAAGTGGGAGATAGCCTTCATCGTGCATGGAAGCGTATGGAGACACGTGTAAAAAATATCGCCCTTGCACTGCCCGCGGCTGCTGTCATTACCAAAAAAATCATCATGTCCGTTGGCCAACGAGAAGATGATTTGGTCTTTCAAGTTGAAACAGAGGCGAATCAATATATTCCATTTACACTGGACGAAGTAAATCTCGATTTTCAGGTCATCAGAGCAATACCTGAGAATCCAAATGAGGTAGAAGTCCTGATCGCTGCTGCACGCAAGGAAAAAGTGGAAGATCGGGTTGCTGCTGCATTAACGGCTGGTCTAAAAGCAGTCGTAATCGATGTCGAGCACTTCGCTGCCCAAACTTCTTTTGAGTTAATTGAGCGTCAGTTACCTGGAGGAGGCAAGGATCAAGTGATTGCACTGGTCGATATCGGTGCGAGTACTACCCGTCTAAATGTTCTTTGCAATGGTGAATTTGTGTATACACGGAATCAACCGTTCGGGGGAGCTCAGTTAACTCAGGAAATTCAGAATCAGTTTAATTTGACATATGAAGAAGCAGAAGCAGCCAAGCGCAATGGGAGTTTACCCAACAGCTATCAGACGAATGTGTTGCAACCTTTCTGCGAAACACTTGCGCAGGAGGTGAAACGTGCTTTGCAGTTCTTTTTTACTTCTACCCAATATACTCGGATTGATTATATTTTTCTTTGTGGTGGATGCGCAACAGTTCCTGGTTTGGGGGAGATGATGACTGAATGTACCCAAGTGATGACACAAATCGCTAACCCTTTTGTCAATATGGAGCTATCTAATCGTATCCCCCTCAAGCAGCTGAAAGTAGATGCACCCTTATTAATGACTGCCTGTGGATTAGCAATGCGGGGCTTTGATCCCTCATGA